A window of the Deltaproteobacteria bacterium genome harbors these coding sequences:
- the glpK gene encoding glycerol kinase GlpK, which translates to MADHVLAFDQGTTSSRAILFNGEGEVVASESREFRQIYPRPGWVEHDPMEILNSQIRVVRDVLQRCGIPPEAIAAIGITNQRETTVVWDRSGRPLCNAIVWQCRRTASFCDELKEEGWEERIRAKTGLVTDAYFSGTKVKWILDHVEGARERAERGELLFGTIDSWLVYNLTGGSVHITDYTNASRTLLFNIHDLAWDEEILERFGIPPSMLPEVKPSSALYGTTAKELFGAEIPIAGIAGDQQAALFGQACFGPGVAKNTYGTGCFLLMNTGEQAVPSPSGLLTTIACGVDDRVEYALEGSIFMAGASIQWLRDELHLIESAADSAALASAVPDTGGVYLVPAFVGLGAPYWDPYARGTIVGLTRGANRNHLVRAALEAMAYQSSDLLGCIEADTGITLQTLRVDGGAAANDFLMQFQADLLGRPVERPQVLETTAFGAACLAGLAVGLWKDRSEIAAKRKVGKVFVPVMKEERREILYNGWRKAVERSKGWAQDSAAGL; encoded by the coding sequence ATGGCGGACCATGTTCTGGCCTTCGACCAGGGAACGACAAGCTCCCGGGCGATCCTCTTCAACGGGGAAGGAGAGGTTGTCGCCTCGGAGAGTCGTGAATTTCGACAGATCTATCCCCGGCCGGGATGGGTGGAACACGACCCGATGGAAATCCTGAACTCACAGATTCGGGTCGTACGAGATGTCCTGCAGAGGTGCGGCATCCCCCCGGAGGCAATCGCCGCCATCGGGATCACGAACCAGCGGGAGACAACCGTCGTCTGGGACCGGTCGGGAAGACCGCTCTGCAACGCCATCGTCTGGCAGTGCCGGCGGACCGCTTCCTTCTGCGATGAACTCAAAGAGGAAGGGTGGGAAGAACGGATACGGGCGAAGACAGGTCTTGTGACCGATGCCTATTTCTCCGGCACCAAGGTGAAATGGATCCTCGACCATGTGGAGGGGGCACGGGAGCGGGCCGAGAGAGGGGAACTCCTCTTCGGCACCATCGATTCCTGGCTGGTTTACAATCTCACCGGGGGATCGGTCCACATCACCGACTACACCAATGCCTCCCGGACCCTGCTCTTTAATATCCATGACCTCGCCTGGGATGAAGAGATTCTGGAACGTTTCGGTATTCCGCCGTCGATGCTCCCGGAGGTCAAACCGTCGAGCGCCCTCTATGGAACGACGGCAAAGGAACTCTTCGGCGCCGAGATCCCCATTGCCGGGATCGCCGGCGACCAGCAGGCGGCCCTCTTCGGCCAGGCCTGTTTCGGGCCGGGGGTCGCCAAGAACACCTACGGGACGGGGTGCTTTCTCCTCATGAATACGGGGGAGCAGGCAGTGCCGTCTCCGTCGGGCCTTTTGACCACCATTGCCTGCGGCGTCGACGACCGGGTCGAGTATGCCCTTGAGGGAAGCATCTTCATGGCCGGTGCTTCCATCCAATGGCTCCGGGACGAACTCCACCTCATTGAATCCGCTGCCGATTCGGCGGCGCTCGCCTCCGCCGTCCCCGATACGGGCGGGGTTTATCTCGTCCCCGCCTTTGTCGGACTCGGCGCCCCCTACTGGGACCCCTATGCGAGGGGAACCATCGTCGGCCTTACCCGGGGGGCCAACCGGAATCATCTTGTCCGGGCGGCGCTGGAGGCGATGGCCTATCAGTCCAGCGATCTTCTCGGCTGCATCGAGGCCGATACCGGCATAACGTTGCAGACGCTTCGCGTTGACGGAGGCGCCGCCGCCAACGATTTTCTCATGCAGTTTCAGGCGGACCTGCTGGGACGCCCCGTGGAACGTCCGCAAGTTCTGGAGACCACAGCCTTCGGGGCGGCCTGCCTGGCCGGACTGGCCGTCGGACTCTGGAAGGACCGTTCGGAGATTGCCGCAAAACGGAAAGTGGGAAAGGTCTTTGTACCGGTCATGAAGGAGGAGCGTCGCGAGATTCTTTACAACGGATGGCGGAAGGCTGTGGAACGATCGAAGGGGTGGGCACAGGATTCAGCGGCAGGATTGTGA
- a CDS encoding ferritin family protein, whose product MTQKFTGQEIVEIAIRIEKNGEKLYRTLAEQTGYITVKNAFNALANEEEKHIASFDRIREIIGGFTPPEAYPGEYALYLEALVEENVFAKQDLFRELAGKAATVQEALDLAIRFEKETLIFLHGIRDAMEHDDMPVLNELIMQEKEHVLKLSEIKKTLKIKEAE is encoded by the coding sequence ATGACGCAGAAATTTACCGGACAGGAGATTGTAGAGATTGCCATCCGGATCGAGAAGAACGGCGAGAAGCTCTACCGGACGCTGGCCGAGCAGACCGGATACATAACGGTGAAAAACGCCTTCAATGCCCTGGCCAATGAAGAGGAGAAGCACATTGCCTCTTTCGACCGGATCCGGGAGATCATCGGCGGCTTCACGCCGCCGGAAGCCTATCCCGGCGAATACGCCCTCTACCTCGAAGCCCTGGTGGAAGAGAATGTTTTTGCCAAACAGGACCTCTTCAGGGAATTGGCCGGCAAGGCGGCAACCGTTCAGGAGGCCCTCGACCTTGCGATCCGGTTTGAAAAGGAGACCCTGATCTTTCTGCACGGCATACGGGACGCCATGGAGCATGACGACATGCCCGTCCTCAACGAACTGATCATGCAGGAAAAAGAGCATGTACTGAAACTCTCGGAGATCAAAAAGACCCTGAAAATAAAGGAGGCGGAATAG